A stretch of Desulfobacter hydrogenophilus DNA encodes these proteins:
- the cobU gene encoding bifunctional adenosylcobinamide kinase/adenosylcobinamide-phosphate guanylyltransferase, producing MTDITRILVLGGCRSGKSRFAKQTADNMAMDKKIYLATCVPTDREMKTRVKRHQDDRGPDWATIEEPIRIHETIDRACTQAKVILVDCLTLWISNLLFQGKDEAGIMSAVDLLEDALNRATCPVVLVSNEVGYGIVPENSLARQFRDMAGLVNQRVARAVDKVIVSMAGIPVQIKPESGNGQGLGKEI from the coding sequence ATGACCGACATAACGCGCATTCTGGTGCTCGGCGGCTGCAGGAGCGGCAAAAGCCGTTTTGCCAAACAGACCGCAGATAATATGGCCATGGACAAAAAAATATATCTGGCCACCTGTGTGCCCACGGACAGGGAAATGAAAACGCGGGTTAAGCGCCACCAGGATGACCGCGGACCTGACTGGGCAACCATTGAAGAACCGATACGTATTCATGAGACCATTGACCGGGCCTGTACACAGGCAAAGGTGATTCTGGTGGACTGCCTGACCCTTTGGATCTCCAACCTCCTGTTCCAGGGAAAGGATGAGGCCGGTATCATGTCGGCGGTAGACCTGCTTGAGGACGCTTTAAACCGGGCCACCTGCCCTGTTGTTCTGGTTTCCAACGAAGTGGGCTATGGAATTGTTCCTGAAAACAGCCTGGCACGGCAATTCAGGGATATGGCAGGACTTGTGAACCAGCGGGTGGCCCGGGCCGTTGATAAGGTTATTGTGAGTATGGCCGGTATCCCCGTCCAAATCAAACCCGAATCAGGCAACGGCCAGGGTTTGGGAAAGGAAATTTAA
- a CDS encoding YgaP family membrane protein has translation MKMEDYIRAIAGSVILITLFLGWLVSPYWYLFTAFVGINLVQSVFTGFCPMENILEKVFKVPR, from the coding sequence ATGAAAATGGAAGATTATATCCGCGCCATTGCCGGCAGTGTTATTCTTATCACCCTGTTTTTGGGATGGCTGGTTTCGCCCTATTGGTATCTTTTTACCGCCTTTGTGGGGATAAATCTTGTCCAGTCCGTATTTACCGGATTTTGCCCCATGGAAAATATTTTGGAAAAGGTGTTCAAGGTGCCCCGCTGA
- a CDS encoding type I glyceraldehyde-3-phosphate dehydrogenase — MNTNTSKILGINGLGRIGKLTLWHHAGRKFFDEIVINVGREVGTGMNDLIHYIERDSTYGRLEAFIHGFRGEPVITDVDPDAGTLMVNGVKIKILSTDRNPKDIAWADHNVELVVDTTGQFLDPNLESDAPKGSIRGHLEAGARKVIASAPFKLKQGATVPDDAVTTVMGINDKDYDPVRHCLISNASCTTTCLSHMIKPLLDAFGLKRLLSASMATIHAATGSQEVLDRLPKTGKTDLRKNRSIMNNIILTTTGAAKALQQVIPEMANIGFIAESVRIPTATGSLIVLVINLQEELNKPPIKRERINQIYKDTAQKQSDGYLIFTEEQNVSSDIIGTPRAAAVIEGHETHTRTACISINLEHMQGIEKEVLENFKDRVCAIQVTQAVIYGWYDNEMASYVNMLGDRTVTVAESME; from the coding sequence ATGAACACAAATACATCAAAGATCCTGGGCATTAACGGACTTGGAAGAATTGGAAAGCTGACGTTATGGCACCATGCCGGCAGAAAATTTTTTGATGAAATCGTCATCAATGTGGGCAGAGAAGTCGGTACCGGTATGAATGATCTCATTCATTATATTGAACGGGATTCCACATACGGCCGCCTGGAGGCATTTATACACGGCTTCAGGGGAGAACCTGTCATCACGGATGTTGATCCCGATGCCGGCACCCTTATGGTGAATGGGGTGAAAATAAAAATCCTTTCCACAGACCGCAACCCAAAAGATATCGCATGGGCGGATCATAATGTGGAACTGGTGGTAGATACCACGGGCCAGTTTCTTGATCCCAATCTCGAATCAGATGCACCAAAGGGATCCATCCGGGGACACCTGGAGGCAGGTGCCAGGAAAGTCATTGCCTCGGCACCTTTTAAACTGAAACAAGGCGCCACGGTTCCCGATGATGCCGTCACCACGGTCATGGGGATTAACGACAAGGACTATGATCCTGTCCGTCACTGTTTGATTTCCAATGCATCCTGCACCACCACCTGTCTTTCCCATATGATCAAGCCGTTGCTGGATGCCTTTGGCCTGAAGCGTTTGCTGTCCGCATCCATGGCCACGATTCATGCAGCCACAGGCTCACAAGAGGTGCTGGACCGGCTGCCCAAAACCGGAAAAACCGATTTGAGAAAAAACCGGTCCATCATGAATAACATCATTTTAACGACCACAGGTGCGGCCAAGGCGTTGCAACAGGTTATCCCGGAAATGGCCAATATCGGTTTCATTGCCGAGTCCGTGCGTATCCCCACAGCCACGGGATCTTTGATCGTTCTGGTCATAAACCTGCAGGAAGAACTGAACAAGCCGCCGATCAAAAGGGAACGGATCAACCAGATATATAAAGACACGGCCCAAAAACAGTCCGACGGTTATCTAATCTTCACAGAGGAACAGAATGTCTCCTCGGATATCATTGGAACCCCCAGGGCGGCGGCGGTCATCGAGGGCCATGAAACCCATACCCGCACGGCTTGTATTTCCATTAACCTGGAGCACATGCAGGGCATTGAAAAGGAAGTGCTGGAAAATTTCAAGGATCGTGTCTGCGCCATCCAGGTGACCCAGGCCGTCATTTATGGATGGTACGACAATGAAATGGCGTCTTATGTAAATATGCTGGGAGACAGAACCGTCACCGTTGCCGAATCCATGGAATAA
- a CDS encoding sigma-54 interaction domain-containing protein, which translates to MKSIEETSLLYEISQSLNQHMDMKKSLFKVLSVLSESLNLVRGIIFLTNTETGEIRIEIAHGISEDKTKQIKYLPGEGIIGQVIQTGKPAVVPRISEEPLFLDKTHSRNLAQGQEYSFICVPIKKESRVVGAISADRPYEGKRSLENGEKLLTVVATMVAHHVINIETIRVEKEQLKTENLRLKSELENKYSFSNIIGNSNKMREVLQMISQVSSSSATVLIRGESGTGKELVANSIHYNSERNHNPFIKINCAAIPENLIESELFGHEKGAFTGASSTKKGKFEIANTGTIFLDEIGNMDLGAQVKLLRVLQEKEFERVGGYKPIKADVRIVAATNSNLEEMVQQGKFRDDLYFRLNVFPIYIPSLRMRKTDIILLADHFLEKYKKEHSKEIKRITTPAIDMMMEYHWPGNVRELENCLERAVILCNEGAIHSYHLPATLQTGTKSKTLPLSLEDAVASLEKEILMDALKNTGGNINRAAKLINITVRKFSYKAARYNINYKDYR; encoded by the coding sequence ATGAAGTCCATTGAAGAAACTTCTCTGTTATACGAAATCAGTCAATCATTAAACCAGCACATGGACATGAAAAAATCCCTGTTCAAGGTTTTAAGTGTTCTGTCTGAATCACTTAATCTTGTAAGAGGAATTATTTTTTTAACAAATACTGAAACCGGAGAAATCCGCATTGAAATAGCCCACGGCATTTCCGAAGATAAAACCAAACAGATCAAATACCTGCCCGGGGAAGGCATCATCGGTCAAGTGATCCAGACCGGTAAGCCTGCCGTGGTGCCAAGAATCAGTGAAGAACCTTTGTTCCTGGACAAAACCCATTCCAGGAATCTGGCCCAGGGGCAAGAGTATTCATTTATCTGCGTACCCATAAAAAAAGAGAGCCGTGTGGTGGGTGCCATCAGTGCAGACCGCCCCTATGAAGGTAAACGCTCCCTGGAAAATGGTGAAAAGCTACTCACCGTGGTGGCAACCATGGTTGCCCATCACGTCATCAACATTGAAACCATCCGGGTGGAAAAAGAGCAGCTGAAAACCGAGAACCTGCGGCTGAAATCAGAGCTGGAGAACAAGTACAGTTTTTCCAATATCATTGGTAATTCCAACAAAATGCGTGAAGTTCTCCAGATGATCTCCCAGGTATCATCCTCTTCTGCCACTGTATTGATTCGCGGTGAAAGCGGCACGGGCAAGGAACTGGTGGCCAATTCCATCCATTACAACTCAGAACGCAACCACAACCCCTTTATCAAGATCAACTGCGCGGCCATTCCCGAAAATCTCATTGAAAGCGAGTTGTTCGGCCATGAAAAAGGCGCATTTACCGGAGCCTCCTCCACAAAAAAAGGTAAATTTGAGATCGCCAATACGGGCACCATTTTTTTGGACGAGATCGGTAACATGGACCTCGGGGCCCAGGTAAAGCTTTTACGGGTGCTTCAGGAAAAAGAATTTGAGCGGGTGGGTGGGTACAAGCCAATCAAGGCGGATGTCAGGATCGTGGCCGCCACCAATTCCAATCTGGAGGAGATGGTCCAGCAGGGTAAATTCAGGGATGATCTCTATTTCCGGCTTAATGTATTTCCCATTTATATCCCCAGCCTTCGCATGCGCAAAACAGATATTATTCTTCTGGCTGATCATTTTTTGGAAAAATACAAAAAAGAACATAGCAAGGAGATTAAACGCATCACCACACCGGCCATTGACATGATGATGGAATACCATTGGCCGGGGAATGTCCGGGAGCTTGAAAATTGCCTTGAACGGGCCGTCATTCTGTGCAATGAAGGCGCCATTCACTCCTACCACCTGCCGGCAACCCTTCAGACCGGCACCAAGTCCAAAACCCTTCCCTTGTCCCTTGAGGATGCCGTGGCAAGTCTTGAAAAGGAAATCCTCATGGATGCCCTGAAAAATACCGGGGGCAATATTAACAGGGCTGCCAAACTGATCAATATCACAGTAAGAAAATTTTCATATAAGGCTGCCCGGTACAATATCAACTATAAAGATTATCGATAA
- a CDS encoding type I restriction-modification system subunit M, whose product MARKKAAPKNNKNFEESLWDSANRLRGSVESSEYKHVVLSLIFLKFVSDKFEARRANLIAEGQEKYIDMVEFYTMKNVFYLPETSRWRYIQQHAKQDDIAIKIDSALAAVEKSNASLKGALPDNYFSRLGLDGSKLSALIDAINNIDTVQDKQEDVVGRVYEYFLGKFAASEGKLGGEFYTPKCVVNLIAEMIEPYKGKIYDPCCGSGGMFVQSLKFVKSHHGNTKNISVYGQEYTTTYKLAKMNLAVRGISANLGEVPADTFFKDQHPDLKADYIMANPPFNMKAWRAANELTDDSRWDGYETPPTGNANYAWILHMVSKLSDRGVAGFVLANGSMSTNTKGEGLIRQKLVENDLVDCMVALPGQLFYTTQIPVCLWFLTKSKKADSERGFRNREGKTLFIDARKIGEMISRKQKELTHKDIEAIARTYHSWRYDPGSAGVPPANAGETPALPGYENLAGYCKSATLEEIRKNDYVLTPGRYVGAPPLEDDGIPFETKMTEMSQTLYAQMEESAKLDAVIRKNLGVLGYGKNHG is encoded by the coding sequence ATGGCCAGGAAAAAAGCAGCGCCGAAAAATAATAAAAACTTCGAAGAGTCCCTGTGGGATTCTGCCAACCGACTGCGGGGGAGCGTCGAGTCTTCCGAATACAAGCACGTTGTCCTGAGTTTGATTTTCCTCAAGTTCGTTTCTGATAAATTTGAAGCGCGCCGGGCGAATCTGATCGCGGAAGGCCAGGAAAAATACATCGATATGGTGGAATTCTACACCATGAAGAACGTCTTCTATCTGCCGGAAACCTCCCGCTGGCGTTATATCCAGCAGCACGCCAAGCAGGACGACATCGCCATTAAGATTGACTCCGCCCTGGCAGCGGTGGAAAAGAGCAACGCCTCCCTCAAAGGGGCGCTGCCGGACAATTACTTTTCCCGCCTGGGGCTGGATGGTAGCAAGCTTTCCGCCCTCATCGATGCCATCAACAACATCGACACTGTGCAGGACAAACAAGAAGACGTTGTGGGACGGGTCTATGAGTATTTTTTAGGCAAGTTTGCCGCCTCCGAAGGCAAACTCGGCGGTGAGTTCTACACCCCCAAGTGTGTGGTCAATCTCATTGCAGAGATGATCGAGCCATACAAAGGCAAAATTTACGATCCCTGCTGCGGTTCCGGCGGTATGTTTGTTCAGTCCCTCAAATTTGTGAAGAGTCATCACGGCAACACCAAAAATATCTCGGTCTACGGGCAGGAATACACCACCACCTACAAGCTGGCCAAGATGAATCTGGCGGTACGGGGGATCTCAGCCAATTTAGGGGAAGTCCCTGCCGATACCTTTTTCAAGGATCAGCATCCCGATTTAAAGGCGGACTACATCATGGCCAATCCACCATTCAACATGAAGGCGTGGCGGGCAGCCAACGAGCTCACCGACGACTCCAGGTGGGATGGGTACGAAACCCCGCCCACCGGCAATGCCAACTACGCCTGGATTCTCCACATGGTTTCCAAGCTGTCGGATCGTGGTGTGGCAGGCTTTGTCCTGGCCAATGGCTCCATGTCCACCAACACCAAAGGCGAAGGATTGATCCGTCAAAAACTGGTGGAGAATGACCTGGTGGATTGCATGGTGGCCCTTCCGGGCCAGCTCTTCTACACCACCCAGATTCCCGTCTGTCTCTGGTTTCTCACCAAATCCAAAAAAGCCGACAGCGAGCGCGGGTTCCGCAACCGTGAGGGGAAGACGCTATTCATTGATGCCCGGAAGATCGGCGAGATGATCAGCCGAAAGCAAAAAGAGCTCACCCATAAAGACATTGAAGCCATTGCCAGGACCTATCACTCATGGCGGTATGATCCCGGGAGCGCGGGCGTCCCGCCCGCCAATGCAGGCGAGACGCCTGCGCTCCCGGGTTACGAAAACCTAGCCGGATATTGCAAATCCGCCACCCTGGAAGAGATCCGGAAGAACGATTATGTACTCACCCCCGGACGCTATGTCGGCGCACCGCCCCTGGAAGATGACGGCATCCCCTTTGAAACCAAGATGACCGAGATGAGTCAAACCCTTTACGCCCAGATGGAAGAATCGGCAAAGCTGGATGCGGTGATTCGGAAGAATTTGGGGGTGTTGGGTTATGGGAAAAATCATGGCTGA
- a CDS encoding adenosylcobinamide-GDP ribazoletransferase: protein MIRWTNPSFFKDLRACLAFITILPTGKNPVYSPLGMIRFFPVVGLIIGALLVITDVLASMVWPAPAAALVDLIFLVAVTGAFHLDGLGDTADGMFSHRGREQALEIMKDSRTGMMGLVAVVLGLATKLAGIWSVKINCSPVQAMAIFFLVPAFSRAAMIFGIKYLRYGRKGGGTGKDLFDRRLNSKDFYLCLIPLGLSLFLGSKGLILIFGFALGCVAVLKFYERKMNCITGDMLGAMTEVMEAWLFMVAGMNIF from the coding sequence ATGATTCGATGGACTAATCCCAGTTTTTTTAAAGATTTACGGGCCTGCCTGGCCTTTATTACCATTCTGCCCACGGGAAAAAACCCGGTATATTCTCCTTTGGGCATGATCCGCTTTTTCCCCGTGGTGGGGCTGATCATCGGCGCCCTTCTGGTGATCACCGATGTTCTGGCATCCATGGTCTGGCCGGCACCAGCCGCAGCCCTTGTTGATCTTATTTTCCTGGTGGCCGTGACCGGTGCCTTTCACCTGGACGGGCTTGGCGACACCGCAGACGGCATGTTCAGCCACCGGGGCCGGGAGCAGGCCCTTGAAATCATGAAGGACTCCAGAACCGGAATGATGGGACTGGTTGCCGTTGTGCTGGGCCTGGCAACAAAGCTTGCCGGAATCTGGTCGGTGAAAATTAATTGTTCTCCGGTTCAGGCCATGGCCATCTTTTTCCTGGTGCCTGCTTTTTCCAGGGCCGCCATGATATTTGGCATAAAATACCTCCGCTATGGCAGAAAAGGCGGGGGGACGGGCAAGGATCTGTTTGACCGGCGGCTTAATTCAAAGGATTTTTACCTGTGCCTGATCCCGCTGGGTTTATCTTTATTTCTGGGATCTAAGGGCTTGATTTTAATTTTTGGATTTGCCCTGGGATGTGTTGCTGTTTTAAAATTTTATGAACGGAAAATGAACTGCATTACAGGGGACATGCTTGGTGCCATGACCGAAGTGATGGAAGCCTGGCTGTTCATGGTTGCCGGTATGAATATTTTTTAA
- a CDS encoding PEP/pyruvate-binding domain-containing protein: MKSKALEVNLSDTRTDVTIDERYLLLLDFFKGYVGIVNRLETFLKELSHPYRNWAFIVNESRHFSLHHFHLYLSEPDGRKVLDLLCDIFNSAFESVSDPEIKSNAADNLMQILHYIAKAGTQGLNVFNGTVTHEIERILALKDADFFFFVCSYYQPDVLVNLMIKTEVLPDEPNLRSALNKFLIRFFDVSFEFWLSQDDPVVWMKNNIDEWRGGPDILTLLAPVSREQIQKQQQALAQIKAMPSDDMNALSALMELTGHRDHIKRFRDIPRQIFSFAPEKTYGKYVKLTFLFYIIHAPGLSIIHREALGDIHRTLITLIGERGDYKKDMVIVDQTFALLKEHKGRYPETVLECIHKIGDAVYNTDEIELINHFIDRSVDHGFQFPDISGTGEDWQIKCNVAHVKNIRVFLTLVARHPKKSKRLLSALISALAVGGVFLRDTDLFPRDITTFLNADIAPVYNLVKQLARLLPTFFNEIGAEGELRDISTRLDELVFRRDRLVHFLRKQSHVESSSRIVDFIREVMMFWRTLNKKPLKPYLPPSIYDEIPTSGKYIDGPHAVFRTLAHNKLKTPADFLAAPKAHIEAIIDKTENATDLDRERVKLMIRFHTLLNEKYGIENLDLANYINTHMSQGLPDPKNILHALGETDMESRIGAILSYMAELKNIILSKEKFAVNESIYHKRHIAVDIPSMYGSYSEAKFDALGMTLRLENVINVLFEDLINSIDLRLITKPTFVKIFSVLTLFRQALALDGIVSNKLDTQLEFLKYAINITTCSFTQYLDIFKGFTRAVADAVNDHFNNLHSLNLINLDNRIGRENILEKYLPEGFDSAANMPNTPAAVKMAKKLDQRVADIFFRDRIATSLGLQQLDVFLNRILNTLFRQSERLTQDELSALLNYDPKAAICSIDAGELFSNNIIYLGNKGLNLIALKRLGIKVPNGFIITTEVFKCLDLIENYIPASNNFQQLVTHMLAQLEKAEGKKFGDPANPLLLSVRSGSSISQPGMLDSFLNVGINEQIAESLSEKSGNPWFAWDSYRRFIQAYGMVYGIHRDRFDDIIKRHKEKAAIKFKRYFTGDQMRDVALAYKQLLLDQGIKIVEAPMDQLFLSIQKVFASWNSKRAKSYRNIMGISNDWGTAATVQSMVFGNRSRESGSGVVFTHSPKLPGDAIRLWGDFTIGNQGEDVVSGLVKTLPISELQREMEGRGVKISLEERFPLVYKKLKNIVLQLIYEEGWNPQEMEFAFQGQKAEDVFILQARDLSLRDRKKVKRFDAAPERLEKIRLGQGIGVSGGAMSGRIVFSLKEIDGFRRLDPDSSLILIRNDTVPDDILEIDAADGILTARGGLTSHAAVVAYNLDKTCVVGCKNLICNEETGFCELNGVKMNTGDFISLDGHKGIVYQGQMKISNHLTSI; the protein is encoded by the coding sequence GTGAAATCAAAAGCCCTTGAAGTCAACCTTTCAGATACCCGGACAGATGTCACCATTGATGAGCGGTATCTTCTGCTTCTTGACTTTTTTAAAGGATATGTAGGTATTGTCAATCGCCTGGAAACTTTTTTAAAAGAATTATCCCATCCGTACCGGAACTGGGCCTTCATTGTCAATGAGTCCCGGCATTTCTCCCTTCACCATTTTCATTTGTACCTCAGCGAGCCCGATGGACGAAAGGTCCTTGATCTGCTCTGTGATATTTTTAACTCGGCATTTGAATCCGTATCTGATCCTGAAATCAAATCCAATGCTGCGGACAATCTCATGCAGATTCTGCATTATATTGCCAAAGCCGGAACACAAGGACTGAATGTATTCAATGGCACAGTGACCCATGAAATTGAACGTATCTTAGCCCTAAAGGACGCTGACTTCTTCTTTTTTGTCTGCTCCTATTACCAGCCCGATGTCCTGGTCAATCTGATGATTAAAACAGAGGTGCTCCCGGACGAGCCCAATTTACGATCTGCATTAAATAAATTTTTAATTCGTTTTTTTGACGTCTCTTTTGAATTCTGGCTCAGTCAGGACGATCCTGTGGTCTGGATGAAAAACAATATAGATGAATGGCGCGGCGGGCCGGATATACTCACGCTTTTAGCCCCGGTATCCCGGGAGCAGATTCAAAAACAGCAACAAGCCCTGGCGCAGATAAAAGCCATGCCGTCCGATGACATGAACGCCTTATCGGCTCTCATGGAACTGACCGGACACAGGGACCATATCAAACGGTTCCGGGACATCCCCCGGCAAATTTTTTCTTTTGCCCCGGAAAAGACCTATGGAAAATATGTTAAGCTGACGTTTCTATTTTATATTATTCATGCACCTGGGCTTTCCATTATACACAGAGAAGCCTTGGGCGATATTCACCGCACCCTGATCACCCTGATCGGAGAACGAGGAGATTATAAAAAGGACATGGTCATTGTTGACCAGACCTTTGCCCTGCTCAAAGAGCACAAAGGGCGGTATCCGGAAACCGTGCTGGAATGCATCCATAAAATCGGTGATGCCGTATACAATACCGACGAAATCGAGCTGATCAATCATTTCATTGACCGGTCCGTGGATCATGGGTTTCAGTTTCCGGATATCTCAGGAACCGGAGAAGACTGGCAGATCAAATGCAATGTGGCCCATGTAAAAAATATCCGGGTATTTCTAACCCTGGTGGCCAGGCACCCCAAAAAATCCAAACGCCTGTTGTCCGCATTGATCAGCGCACTGGCCGTGGGCGGCGTTTTTCTCCGGGACACGGACCTGTTTCCCCGGGACATTACCACATTCCTCAACGCAGATATTGCTCCGGTGTATAATCTCGTCAAACAACTGGCCCGGCTGCTGCCCACCTTTTTCAATGAGATCGGTGCAGAAGGTGAGCTTCGGGATATTTCCACCCGTCTGGATGAATTGGTTTTCCGCAGGGACCGGCTGGTCCATTTCTTACGCAAACAAAGCCATGTGGAAAGCTCATCGAGAATCGTGGACTTTATTCGGGAAGTGATGATGTTCTGGAGAACCCTGAATAAAAAACCGCTTAAACCCTACCTGCCCCCGTCCATCTATGATGAGATCCCAACCAGCGGAAAATACATTGACGGCCCCCATGCCGTTTTCCGCACCCTGGCCCATAACAAGCTGAAAACACCGGCTGATTTTCTTGCCGCGCCAAAAGCCCACATTGAAGCTATCATTGACAAGACGGAAAACGCAACAGATCTGGACAGGGAACGGGTTAAACTGATGATCCGGTTCCACACCCTGCTCAATGAAAAATACGGCATTGAGAACCTGGATCTTGCAAACTATATCAACACCCATATGTCCCAGGGACTGCCCGACCCCAAAAATATCCTCCATGCCCTTGGTGAAACCGATATGGAAAGCCGGATCGGCGCAATTCTATCCTATATGGCGGAGTTGAAAAATATTATTTTATCCAAAGAAAAATTTGCCGTAAACGAATCCATTTACCACAAGCGTCATATTGCCGTTGACATCCCGTCCATGTACGGGTCATACAGTGAGGCCAAATTTGATGCCCTGGGCATGACATTAAGACTTGAAAACGTTATCAATGTACTGTTTGAGGATCTGATCAACAGCATTGACCTGCGGTTGATCACCAAACCCACCTTTGTGAAGATCTTTTCCGTTCTTACGCTTTTCCGGCAGGCCCTGGCCCTGGACGGCATTGTATCCAACAAACTGGATACCCAGCTGGAATTTTTAAAATATGCAATCAATATCACCACCTGCTCCTTTACCCAGTACCTGGACATTTTCAAGGGATTTACCAGGGCGGTTGCCGATGCGGTAAACGACCATTTCAACAATCTGCACTCCCTGAACCTGATCAACCTGGACAACCGCATCGGCCGGGAAAATATACTCGAAAAATACCTGCCGGAAGGCTTTGATTCAGCGGCCAATATGCCCAACACACCGGCCGCAGTCAAAATGGCAAAAAAACTGGACCAGCGGGTGGCTGATATTTTTTTCCGGGACCGGATCGCCACATCCCTTGGACTCCAGCAGCTGGATGTTTTTTTAAACCGGATTTTAAACACCCTGTTCCGCCAGTCTGAACGGCTGACCCAGGATGAACTGTCCGCCCTTCTCAACTACGACCCAAAGGCAGCGATCTGTTCCATTGATGCCGGGGAGCTGTTCAGCAACAATATCATCTACCTGGGCAACAAGGGATTGAATCTCATAGCACTTAAACGTCTGGGGATTAAGGTGCCCAACGGATTCATCATCACAACCGAGGTCTTCAAATGTCTGGATCTCATTGAAAACTACATTCCGGCATCGAACAATTTCCAGCAGTTGGTGACCCATATGCTTGCCCAGCTTGAAAAGGCGGAGGGTAAAAAATTCGGGGACCCGGCAAATCCGTTGCTGCTGTCTGTCCGCTCGGGCTCGTCCATTTCACAGCCGGGGATGCTGGATTCATTTTTAAACGTCGGTATTAATGAACAAATTGCCGAAAGTCTATCGGAAAAATCGGGAAACCCCTGGTTCGCATGGGATTCATACCGCAGATTTATCCAGGCCTATGGCATGGTTTACGGCATCCATAGAGACCGGTTTGATGACATCATCAAGCGCCATAAGGAAAAGGCTGCCATTAAGTTCAAACGCTACTTTACAGGGGACCAGATGCGCGACGTGGCCCTGGCGTACAAACAGCTTTTGCTGGACCAGGGCATAAAAATAGTGGAAGCTCCCATGGACCAGTTATTTTTGTCCATTCAAAAGGTGTTTGCATCCTGGAACTCCAAACGAGCCAAAAGTTACCGCAACATCATGGGGATTTCCAATGACTGGGGGACGGCCGCAACCGTTCAGTCCATGGTATTCGGAAACCGGTCCAGGGAATCCGGGTCCGGGGTGGTGTTCACCCACAGTCCTAAACTGCCCGGAGACGCCATCCGGCTGTGGGGGGATTTTACCATTGGCAACCAGGGGGAAGATGTGGTATCCGGTTTAGTGAAAACCCTGCCCATATCCGAACTTCAGAGGGAGATGGAAGGCAGGGGCGTAAAAATCAGTTTAGAAGAGCGATTCCCTCTCGTTTATAAAAAATTGAAAAACATTGTCCTGCAGTTGATTTACGAGGAAGGGTGGAATCCCCAGGAAATGGAATTTGCCTTTCAGGGACAAAAGGCTGAAGATGTATTTATCCTCCAGGCCAGGGATCTGTCTCTACGGGATAGAAAAAAAGTCAAACGGTTTGATGCTGCGCCGGAAAGGCTTGAAAAAATCCGATTAGGCCAGGGAATCGGCGTGTCCGGAGGCGCCATGAGCGGCAGAATCGTTTTCTCCTTAAAAGAGATTGACGGCTTCAGGCGGCTGGATCCGGATAGCAGCCTGATTTTAATTCGCAATGACACCGTACCCGATGATATCCTGGAAATTGATGCGGCAGACGGCATTTTAACTGCCAGAGGGGGACTGACTTCCCATGCCGCCGTGGTGGCATACAATCTTGACAAAACCTGTGTGGTGGGGTGTAAAAATCTGATCTGTAACGAAGAGACAGGCTTTTGTGAGCTCAATGGTGTGAAGATGAATACAGGGGATTTTATCAGCCTGGACGGCCACAAAGGCATTGTCTACCAGGGACAGATGAAAATCAGCAACCATTTAACCTCAATCTAA